From Mucilaginibacter gotjawali:
TTTGGCCTTTTTGGGTAAATTTTATTGCATTTGAAACAAGGTTCAGCAGAATCTGGCTTAACCTGACGGAATCTCCGAGGATGATCTCAGGTATTTTATCATCAATTGAATATTTTATAAAGATGCCCTTTTGCTTTGACTTTGCTTCCATCATCAGGATGGTCGTGTAAATGATCTCCCGTGGTTTAATTGGCACAATTTCAAAGGTGATCTTTCCGGCCTCCATTCTCGAAAAGTCCAGGATATCGTCTAAAATAACTAACAAGTCATCACCCGACCTGATGATGATCCGGATATATTCCTGCTGTTCCTTATCGAGGAGCGTTTCTTCCAGGAGTTTTGCAAAACCAAGTATGGCATTCATCGGGGTCCTGATCTCGTGGCTCATTTTAGCCAAAAAGAGCTGTTTTGTTTTTTCGGAAGACTCAGCCTTTTCCTTTTCTTTTATCAGGCTTTCCTCTGTGTCCTTAAGTTCGCGGATGTCATTTATATTATGTTCAATGGTGTCGGTCATCTGGTTGAACGAAGTGGCCAGCATGCCGATTTCATCGCGGGAGTAAACTTTTACCCTTGTATGCAGTAAGCCCCGGCTGATAAGCGTTGCCCCTTCAATGATCGCCTTAATGCCTTTTTCGATACCACGGCTTACCGAGATGGTTATCAATATACTGGTCGTTCCAATGGTGAGGGATAAGGTAAGTAGTAGCCGTAACACAATGTTTTCCAGCCAGCGGGAACCTTCGCCAAGGGTAAATGAAAATTCGTCCTCCAGTTTGGTGAATTTTCTGTTAAGCGTTTCTGATTGTGCCAATATTTTGTCAATCTCCTGTTGTGAAGCTGTATTTGAGCTAATCATAGCGTGAAGCTCATTACTTAAAGCGATCAGCTGCTCCATGTTCTTTTCAGCCTCGCCCCAGGCTATAATTGCTTTATGGAGATAGGAAATATTATGAAAACGAAGGATGAGGCTGATCATGCCATCTACATCTTCGGGATTGTTGCGCCCTTCAATGAAACCCTCCCTGGCGATGAAGAGATCCGGGTTTGTTTTTTGTAGTTCAATGCGGGTTTTATTATCACCTACGGGTACCTTCAGAAAGCCCTGGAAAGTCTTGTAGTCTTTTTCATCATGTGAGTGGGCATAAATAAACAAGCTGTAAACGGCATCTTTTTGCGCTTTTGACCACAAGCCTTCGCCATTTACAAATGCTCTTACAGAGGAAAGTGTTCCAATGGCAAACCATAGTGTGCAAAGTTCAATCGTAACCAGCACTGCCATTATACCAACGGTGAAGTATAACTTCCTGGATATCGGGATATCCCCAAACTTTTTTTGCAAAAACGAAATCACCATCGTAATAAGGAATATATATTCCTTATTACGGAACTAAAAAATAAAAGGTTGCAATAAAAAGCAACCAATTGTTTTTTAATGTTTTATTTTATTATCCGGATATTAAAACCGTATGGATTTTACAAATGCAGGTATTTGATCAAGATAGTGGTCCGCATACAGCAGCTTTACAAAAGCGCTGCCTACAATTGCCCCGCTGGCATATTCACAAGCTTTGGTAAACGATTCATTGTTTGAGATCCCAAAACCAATAATAGCCGGATTGTTTAAGTTCATGGCTTTTATCCGTTTGTAATAATCCTCGATATTAACCGAAACATGCAAATTTCCACCGGTAATGGATGAGGAGGAAAGCAGGTAAATAAAACTGTTGC
This genomic window contains:
- a CDS encoding response regulator translates to MVISFLQKKFGDIPISRKLYFTVGIMAVLVTIELCTLWFAIGTLSSVRAFVNGEGLWSKAQKDAVYSLFIYAHSHDEKDYKTFQGFLKVPVGDNKTRIELQKTNPDLFIAREGFIEGRNNPEDVDGMISLILRFHNISYLHKAIIAWGEAEKNMEQLIALSNELHAMISSNTASQQEIDKILAQSETLNRKFTKLEDEFSFTLGEGSRWLENIVLRLLLTLSLTIGTTSILITISVSRGIEKGIKAIIEGATLISRGLLHTRVKVYSRDEIGMLATSFNQMTDTIEHNINDIRELKDTEESLIKEKEKAESSEKTKQLFLAKMSHEIRTPMNAILGFAKLLEETLLDKEQQEYIRIIIRSGDDLLVILDDILDFSRMEAGKITFEIVPIKPREIIYTTILMMEAKSKQKGIFIKYSIDDKIPEIILGDSVRLSQILLNLVSNAIKFTQKGQITISAICLQETEEKVLIDFGIKDTGIGIPIEKQDKIFESFEQATNDTARKFGGSGLGLSIVKQLITLQNGELFVSSKPGFGSDFHFRLSFLKYIHQAGTTGGEKPESIIPRGDGIRVLVAEDNLINQMLVIKVLKNQGFSTELAENGLIAIAKHEGNDFDIILMDLQMPEMDGYEATQKIRSLSGYKKDIPIIAMSAHTFKGEYERCIEIGMNDFISKPFDTKELYQKIFRLLKSKVRET